In Halobacteroides halobius DSM 5150, the genomic window TACAAGCTTAATTAAACTTTTAGTAACTAATTTCATAAAATCACTCTTTCACTATCTTAGCTTTATGGCATAATTTATTAAAAGAATTTTCAATCTGATGATAAGAAGCATCTACAATTGGTTTTCTAGCAATTAAAACTATATCTGTTCCTGAGACTAATTGACTATTATTATGCCTATAAACCTCTCTAAATAAACGTTTTACTCTATTTCTAGTAACAGCTTTACCTATCTTTTTACTAACTGAATACCCGATCCTTCTTTGTGACTTATTATTAGCTAAAGAATATAACACTAATATACGATCAGCAACTGAATTACCATGGTTATAAACTCTTTTAAATTGATAAGTTTTTCTTAACTTACCATCTTCTTTCATGAGTGATCCTCCTTAAAACCGATTAGCCCTATAATAACTAACTTATACTCTA contains:
- the rnpA gene encoding ribonuclease P protein component, encoding MKEDGKLRKTYQFKRVYNHGNSVADRILVLYSLANNKSQRRIGYSVSKKIGKAVTRNRVKRLFREVYRHNNSQLVSGTDIVLIARKPIVDASYHQIENSFNKLCHKAKIVKE